The nucleotide sequence GGCCTGTGGGTGCAGTTGCCACCCCTCGCTTCCGGGAAGCACTCCCTGAAGATCCGTGGACGGTCAGGCGACTTCTCGACCGGTGTGGACTACACGTTGACCGTCGCCGCCTCGTCGGCCTAGGCGAGCCGCATGGAGAAGGGGCCCTGGGCACACTCGGGCTGACGCAAGGTCGAGAAGGCCGGCACCTGCAACGAGTGGTTGGCGAGGCTCTACAGGCTGGCCCCGGGGTATGGTCCAGGCCATGTCCGGTGGCCCTCCCATCTGCCCCGAGTGCGACCAGCCGATGAAGTTCGGAGGTTGGGCTCTTATGGAGCGCGAAGAAGATGGCAAGCGGACGTGCCGCGCCCTGTGGCGGTGCCCAGGTCGACACCTCTGGTGGCATTGGGCCGACCAGCCGGACGCACCTCTTGATCTCTGCCCGATCCCGCAGGCGTTTGGCAGGTGACTCAGCGGTCGGCCACCGGGCCGTCTCCGGGCCGTGGGAGGGTGATTGAGGACGGCCAACGATGACAGGCCATGACCGCTGAACCGCATGTCAGAGGCCGTCAGCCCAGGTCGGATAAAGAACCAGGGCAAGAAGTAACCCCAAGTGCACACAGGTAAGAGGCCCCGGAGAGATCCGGGGCCTCTTGCGTTTTGCTGGTTGGGTCCCCCGCCTCGGTCGGGGCGTCGGCTGAGTGGGCGACGGGGGCTTCAGCTGTTCGAGTGTCTGGGGCGGGGGGTCGGCGTGGCCGGGTGGGTGGGGTGGGGGGATTGGGTCTCATTGCGGCATGAGCGATGGTGATCAGATCAGTCGCGCCGTAACGGAGTCGCTGAGGGGCGTGGGAGACCAGCCCCCTGAAGTGCGGCAGGCCGTGGCCGCTTCGGCGGCTGCCGCCGCTGTCCGGCGGGTGATCCCGCTGCCGGCCGAGGCGGGTGCCAAGTTGTGGACCATGCTCGTGGGCACGCTGTGCGTCATCCTCCTCGGCGCCGTGGGCTGCCTCCTCTACGCGGCGCTGAACAAGATGGAGACGGACATGCTGTTCACCGTTTTCAGCTCGTCGCTCTCCGGGTTGATCGGCCTCTTCGTGCCGCCCCCGGCGGGCCAGTCCGACGGGGGTGCCTGACATCCCTTCCCGACATCACCCTGCGGGTGCGGGTTAGGGTCTGGTGATCGTTTTTTCCGTTTGGACGTGGGGGTGGGGGCATGGCGCTCTTCGGGAACGCGCACGCTATCGATCCGGCGCAGGCGCAGCGGGACTTCGCGCGGCTGCTCGGGCAGGGGGAGCAGGTGCACGCCGCGTACCTGCTGATCCGCGACACGATCTTCTTCACCGACCGGCGGCTCGTGCTGGTCGACAAGCAGGGGATCACCGGCAAGAAGGTCGAGTACCACTCGATCCCGTACCGCAGCATCACGCACTTCGCCGTCGAGACCGCCGGCACCTTCGACCTCGACGCCGAGCTGAAGATCTGGATCTCGGGCAGCCAGCTGCCCGTGCAGAAGACCTTCACCAAGGGCGTCGACATCTACGAGGTGCAGGCGATCCTGACGCAGTTCGTCGCCAGGTAGGCCCGACGCGGGCTGAGCAGGGGAGGGGTTTCCGGGAGTACGCCCGGGAATCCCTCCCCTTTTGGGTGAACCTGTCTGATTTGAATGTCAGTTGAATATGCCTTCGTCCTAGCTTGCGAGGCGGAGGTGATGATCGATGGACGCGATCGACATCGATGACTTGGTGTGCGCCGCCACCGGCGCCCCCCTGCGGAGGCTGACCGCGCCCGACGGGACCCACTGGTTCCCCGTCGTCGACGTGGCCAAGCGGCTGGGGTACGCGGGCAGCAGGGAGGCGCTGCGGACGGTGGCGCTGCCCGTGACCTGCCTGGCGTCCGCGCGGGAAATCACCGGCGGGGAGGTCCCCGGCCGGTCCGGGATCCGGGCGGCGACGCGGATGGTGAGCCTCCAGGGGCTCGTCCAGCTCGTCGGGGCCTGCCGGAGACCTGAGGCCGGGCCGTTCCGGGCGTGGACGGCCGAGGTCATAGCGGCGGTGCAGCGGTACGGGGGCTACGGCCTCGAACCCTCCCCCGTCCACGCCGGA is from Streptomyces venezuelae ATCC 10712 and encodes:
- a CDS encoding PH domain-containing protein; amino-acid sequence: MALFGNAHAIDPAQAQRDFARLLGQGEQVHAAYLLIRDTIFFTDRRLVLVDKQGITGKKVEYHSIPYRSITHFAVETAGTFDLDAELKIWISGSQLPVQKTFTKGVDIYEVQAILTQFVAR